The following proteins are co-located in the Trichormus variabilis 0441 genome:
- a CDS encoding choice-of-anchor W domain-containing protein has product MIPPDNFLSKSKTLASLGLITLGLSLAPQSAQAVSLIPLTSQDAIPGFDDIDFNLLLDKGDFKELFVAEGRIGNNATNGTQELSINRDVRDPIKPAQIVAQSQLSWGKDTLWDFTLAYTGSKVDFSVSRAGGPSVLLSSTEFNKPVNQIYFRTAAQGGNNNFVGLFNLSLNGHSIPDISSLGTPGNRDVDYLAVGDINAPFTLTGKTRFDWGGTRPNNSNLAFQIKVGSRRRVPEPSILGAILTTTIAGSFLGYKKKVASQQA; this is encoded by the coding sequence ATGATACCACCTGACAATTTTCTGAGCAAGAGTAAAACTCTGGCATCTTTAGGATTAATAACCTTGGGACTATCTCTAGCGCCTCAATCAGCACAAGCTGTATCACTCATTCCTTTAACTTCTCAAGATGCTATCCCTGGTTTTGATGATATAGATTTTAATTTGTTGTTGGATAAAGGCGACTTTAAAGAACTGTTTGTGGCGGAGGGACGAATTGGCAATAATGCTACCAACGGCACTCAGGAATTAAGTATTAACAGAGATGTGAGAGATCCTATAAAACCTGCACAAATAGTTGCTCAAAGCCAACTAAGCTGGGGAAAAGATACATTATGGGATTTTACCTTAGCTTATACAGGCTCTAAGGTAGACTTTTCCGTTAGCCGTGCGGGTGGTCCATCAGTTCTACTCTCGTCCACTGAGTTCAATAAGCCTGTAAATCAAATATATTTCCGTACTGCTGCCCAAGGTGGTAATAACAATTTTGTAGGACTATTTAACTTGTCTCTCAACGGACATTCCATACCCGACATATCTTCTCTTGGCACGCCAGGTAATAGAGATGTGGACTATTTAGCTGTTGGGGACATCAATGCACCATTCACACTCACCGGGAAAACAAGATTTGATTGGGGTGGTACACGGCCAAACAATTCTAACCTCGCTTTTCAAATTAAAGTGGGTAGTCGCAGAAGAGTACCAGAACCAAGTATTTTGGGAGCTATCTTGACAACAACGATCGCTGGATCATTTCTCGGTTACAAAAAGAAGGTAGCTAGTCAGCAAGCTTAA
- a CDS encoding Rqc2 family fibronectin-binding protein, translated as MQPVDFTTLTATCSELRAHWLPSRLEQVYQRDRYTIAIALRTLDKRGWLQISWHPQATHICIGDPPPRTPDTFTFSQQLVHQLGGLALVAIEAIAPWERVIDLQFARRPGDAALYHIYGEIMGKYSNVILTDANNLIITAAHQVSQQQSSVRPILTGQPYETPPKLTGTIPSLQETQARWQERVSLVPGAIKRQLLKSYSGLSAVLVESMLLVANIAPETSTDSLTPEDWQRLFARWQEWLHTLNSGKFQPAWMADGYTVMGWGAVAPVKDIQTLINQYYTKQLNQQLFAQLRHQLNQKLSNILGKLRNKAQTFSDRLQQSDRADEYRQKADLLMAHLQNWEPGMKEISIPDFETGEPMAIALSPDKNAVQNAQNLYKQHQKLKRARIAVEPLLQEVQAEIDYLEQVEAAIAQIDNYQTAEDLQALEEIRDELIGQKYLEELEYRSRNNNETASTNFHNYRTPNGFTVLIGRNNRQNDQLTFRVAGDYDLWFHAQEIPGSHVLLRLEPGAIPEVSDLQYVADLTAYYSRGRQSDQVPVVYTQPKHVYKPKGAKPGIAIYKQERILWGKPQLVDIEKVGS; from the coding sequence ATGCAACCAGTAGACTTTACCACCCTCACAGCTACTTGTAGCGAACTCCGCGCTCACTGGCTACCATCCCGCCTAGAGCAAGTTTATCAGCGCGATCGCTACACTATTGCTATAGCATTACGTACCCTCGATAAAAGAGGTTGGTTACAAATTTCTTGGCATCCTCAAGCAACTCATATTTGTATTGGTGATCCACCTCCACGCACACCAGATACCTTTACCTTCAGCCAACAACTAGTCCACCAGTTGGGGGGATTAGCCTTAGTTGCAATTGAAGCGATCGCCCCTTGGGAGCGTGTAATTGATTTACAATTTGCCCGTCGCCCTGGAGATGCTGCACTGTATCACATCTATGGGGAAATCATGGGTAAATACAGTAACGTGATTCTCACCGATGCCAACAATCTAATTATTACTGCTGCCCATCAAGTGAGTCAGCAACAATCAAGTGTGCGTCCCATCCTCACCGGACAACCTTATGAAACACCGCCAAAACTCACCGGGACTATCCCCAGTTTGCAGGAAACTCAAGCACGTTGGCAAGAAAGAGTCAGTTTAGTGCCAGGAGCAATTAAACGTCAGTTGCTCAAAAGTTATAGTGGCTTGAGTGCTGTGTTGGTAGAATCCATGTTATTGGTAGCCAACATTGCACCAGAAACTTCTACTGATTCCCTAACTCCTGAAGACTGGCAACGATTATTTGCACGCTGGCAAGAATGGCTACACACCTTAAATAGTGGTAAATTTCAACCAGCTTGGATGGCAGATGGATATACAGTTATGGGTTGGGGTGCTGTTGCACCAGTCAAAGATATCCAAACATTAATCAACCAATACTATACCAAGCAACTAAATCAACAATTATTTGCCCAATTACGCCATCAACTGAATCAGAAATTAAGTAATATTTTAGGCAAATTACGCAATAAAGCCCAAACCTTTAGCGATCGCCTACAGCAATCAGATCGTGCTGATGAATATCGCCAAAAAGCTGATTTATTAATGGCGCATCTGCAAAATTGGGAACCGGGGATGAAAGAAATTAGCATACCTGATTTTGAGACAGGTGAGCCTATGGCGATCGCTCTTTCGCCTGATAAAAATGCTGTGCAGAATGCCCAAAATCTCTACAAACAACACCAAAAACTCAAACGCGCCCGCATAGCCGTCGAACCGCTACTGCAAGAAGTACAAGCAGAAATCGATTATTTAGAACAAGTAGAAGCTGCTATTGCCCAAATAGATAACTATCAAACAGCAGAAGATTTGCAAGCTTTAGAAGAAATCCGCGACGAATTAATTGGACAGAAATATTTAGAAGAGTTAGAGTATCGTAGCCGCAATAACAACGAAACTGCTAGCACTAACTTTCACAACTATCGTACCCCTAATGGCTTCACAGTCTTAATCGGGCGCAACAATCGCCAAAATGACCAATTAACATTTCGAGTAGCCGGAGATTATGATTTATGGTTCCATGCCCAAGAAATCCCCGGAAGCCATGTACTACTACGTTTAGAACCGGGTGCAATACCAGAAGTATCAGACTTACAATATGTAGCTGATTTAACAGCTTACTACAGTCGCGGTCGTCAGAGTGACCAAGTACCAGTCGTTTACACCCAACCCAAACACGTTTATAAACCCAAAGGAGCTAAACCAGGAATTGCTATTTACAAACAGGAACGCATCCTTTGGGGAAAACCGCAGTTAGTAGATATAGAGAAAGTAGGAAGCTGA
- a CDS encoding DUF4330 domain-containing protein — protein sequence MAILDSKGRLFGKVNILDLGALLVIVMVIFGIFVFPGTSGSVAQVGAKTVPIEVDLVVRGLNVRDPQQLAGNGLKKGGKTKVIIRNQPYGEIEIKSVEQLPRTVVATQPDGSVKELPDPKANNFSTDMLLTLNGKAQVTKDGPVLGNSKVKIGMPFELEGFNYNFNATVIDVRLQS from the coding sequence ATGGCTATTTTAGATTCCAAAGGTCGCTTGTTTGGCAAAGTCAACATTCTTGATTTAGGCGCTTTGCTCGTTATTGTGATGGTTATATTTGGTATCTTTGTATTTCCAGGCACTTCTGGTAGTGTTGCCCAAGTTGGTGCAAAAACAGTACCCATAGAAGTAGATTTGGTTGTTCGCGGTTTAAATGTGCGCGATCCACAACAGTTAGCTGGCAATGGGTTGAAAAAAGGCGGTAAAACTAAGGTTATTATCCGCAATCAGCCTTATGGTGAGATTGAAATTAAGTCTGTGGAACAGTTACCAAGAACCGTAGTCGCTACTCAACCAGATGGTTCTGTGAAAGAATTACCAGATCCCAAAGCTAATAATTTTAGTACAGATATGCTTTTAACCTTAAACGGCAAAGCCCAAGTTACTAAGGACGGCCCTGTTTTAGGCAACAGTAAGGTAAAAATTGGTATGCCTTTTGAGTTGGAAGGCTTCAACTACAATTTCAATGCAACCGTCATCGATGTCAGATTACAAAGTTAG